Proteins from one Candidatus Taylorbacteria bacterium genomic window:
- the map gene encoding type I methionyl aminopeptidase, with protein MVSIKTKKDIEILREGGKRHALILNEIANRVTSGIATNELNDLANTLIAEGGDTPAFLQFKPYGAKRPYPASLCVSINDEIVHGIPNEKPKILKEGDIVSLDLGLMHNGLITDMAVTIAVGKIGKESKKLLTVTKKSLDAGIKAAKRGNHVGDIGFAVQSAILPYGFGIVRELSGHGVGHKVHEDPYVPNFGEKGKGEELVPGMVIAIEPMVNMGSEKIMLDDDGFTYRTRDGSRSAHFEHTVLITEGDAEILTKP; from the coding sequence ATGGTTTCCATCAAAACAAAAAAAGATATCGAGATACTCCGAGAAGGCGGGAAAAGACACGCACTTATTTTGAATGAAATCGCGAACCGTGTTACTTCGGGAATTGCGACAAACGAGCTCAATGATTTGGCAAACACATTGATTGCAGAAGGCGGGGATACTCCCGCTTTTTTACAATTTAAGCCCTACGGTGCAAAGCGTCCCTACCCCGCGAGTCTCTGCGTCTCAATAAATGATGAAATTGTCCACGGAATACCAAACGAAAAACCTAAAATTTTAAAAGAGGGTGACATCGTGAGCTTGGACCTGGGACTCATGCACAATGGACTCATTACGGATATGGCAGTAACTATTGCCGTCGGGAAAATCGGCAAGGAGAGTAAAAAACTTCTCACTGTTACAAAAAAGTCGCTCGATGCAGGTATAAAAGCCGCGAAGAGGGGCAATCATGTGGGCGACATCGGTTTTGCCGTGCAATCTGCGATTCTGCCCTATGGTTTTGGAATTGTTCGTGAGCTTTCCGGCCACGGAGTTGGACACAAAGTGCATGAAGACCCGTATGTGCCGAATTTTGGAGAAAAAGGAAAGGGAGAGGAATTAGTTCCCGGCATGGTGATTGCTATCGAACCCATGGTGAATATGGGGAGCGAAAAAATTATGCTCGATGACGACGGCTTCACCTATCGCACTCGCGATGGGAGCCGAAGCGCGCACTTCGAGCACACAGTTTTGATAACGGAAGGCGATGCGGAAATTTTGACAAAGCCCTAA